The sequence below is a genomic window from Streptomyces sudanensis.
CCGGCTCACCGGACTCGGCGGGGGCCTCTTCGCGGCTGTCGCCATGCTGCTCGTCGGGTGCCTCGACGGCTTGCTGTTCGACGGTTCGCCGCTCGTGTACGGGCTGCTGTTCCTGCCGGTCAGCGCGGCGACCGCGCTCTGGGTGCGGGGCGCCGACCTGGTCTCGGCGCCGATCGGCGTACCCATCGCGTTCGCCGTCGGGGTGATCCCGATCGCGGGCGGGGAGGGCGGGGCGGGCGGCCACGCGATGGCCCTGGTGACCGCCCTCGCCGTACACGCCGGGTGGCTGTACGGCGGGACGCTGGTGGCCGGGGTCATCACCTGCGTGCGGAAGGTCCGGCTGATGGAGCGGCGCCGTCAGGCGGTCGCCCGGGCGGCGGCCCAGCGGCGGCCCTGAGCCCGTACACCGCTCCCCCGCCGCCTCTTCTCCCGCCACTTCTTCTCCCGCCACTTCTTCTCCCGCCTCCTCTTCTCCCGCCGCCCCGTCTCCCACCGCCCCTTCTTCCGCCGGGGCGCGGGAGGCGGGCGGTCATTCCTGGCCGGGCACACAGGGAAGGCATGCTCCGATCACCGGAAGCGCGGAAGGCGGATACGCCCCCGACCACCGGGAACGCGGAAGGCGGATACGCCCCCGACCACCGGAAGCGCGGAAGAAGCCCTCCACCACCGGGAACGCGGAAGGCGAGCACGCCAGCACCACCAGGGACGCCGGAGGCGGCACCTCCACCACCGGGAACGCAAAAGGCGGCCCCGCGGCACCAGGGGGGTGGTGCCGCGGGGCCGCCGGTCCGTGGCCGCGGGAGGGGTCAGACGGTGGTGACGACCTCGTCGTACTCCAGGCGCGGGGAGCGCGGGTGCCAGGCGTCGTCGCCGGGCTTGCCGATGTTGACGATCATCAGCGGCGTGTGGTCCCCGTCCAGGAACTCCTTCTGGACGCCCGCGAAGTCGAAGCCGGTCATCGGGCCGGCCGCGAGGCCCGCCGCGCGCACGCCGACGATGAAGTAGCCGGCCTGGAGGGCGGCGTTCATGGCGGCGTTCGACTCGCGGACCGGGCGCTCGGCGAAGAAGGCGTCCTTGGCCTGGGGGAACGCGGGGAAGAGCTTCGGGAGCTCCTCGTGGAACTCGTTGTCGGCGGCGAGGATCGCGACGAGCGGGGCGGTGGCCGTCTTGGCCCGGTTGCCCTCGGCCATCAGCGGGAGCAGGCGCTCGCGGGCCTCGGCCGAGCGGACGAGGACGATGCGCAGCGGCGTCTGGTTGAACGCGGTCGGGCCGTACTTGACCAGGTCGTAGATCGCCCGGATCTGCTCCTCGGTCACCGGCTCGTCGGTGAACGTGTTGGCCGTGCGGGCCTCGCGGAAGAGCAGGTCCTGGGCGGCGGGGTCGAGGGCGAGCGACATGGGAGGCGCCTTCCGGTGTACGGGGTCGGGAAGCCGCACGGCGGAGCGCCGGGCGACGGCCTCCACCGTACGCCGGAATAGATGAAACTTCAACTAAGTGCGGAGGGTGACCCCTCTCTCACCGCTCCCGGTCCCCGTCCGGCGCGCCGTCCTCCCCGTCGGCGCCCCCTCCCTCCCGGGCGAGCGCCGCGTCCAGCCGCGCCCTGGCGCCCTCCAGCCAGTGACGGCAGACCCTCGCCAGTTCCTCGCCGCGCTCCCAGAGCGCCAGCGCCTCCTCCAGCGTCGTCCCGCCCGCCTCCAGGCGGCGCACCACGTCGACCAGCTCGTCACGCGCCTGCTCGTACCCGATCACCGCGCCGCCCGCCGCCGGCGCCGCCCCGTCCGCCGTCTCCACAGCCGTCTCCGCAGTCGTGTCCTGTGCCCTCGCCATGCGCTCCACCCTACGGCCGGGGTCCGACACCGCCGTCGTCCGCGCGCCGCACCGCGAACTCGCCGGCCGCGACCCGCGCCCGCAGCTCCTCGCCCGGCCCCACCTCGTCCGGCGAGCGCACCACCGCGCCGTCCGGCCGCTGGAGCACGGCGTACCCCCGCTCCAGGGTGGCCGCCGGCGACAGCGCCACCACCCGCGCACGGGTGTGGACCAGCTCCGAGTCGGCCCGGTCCAGCAGGTGCCCCAGCACCCGCCGGCTCCGCGCCAGCAGCGCCTCGACCTGCTCCCGGCGCTCCTCGACCATCCGCAGCGGATGCTCCATCACCGGCCGGGCCAGCGCGTGCGCCAGGCCCCGCTCCTCCCGCTCCAGCAGCCCCCGTACGCCGCGCAGCGCCCGGTCCCGCAGCAGGCGTACCCGCTCCAGCTCCTCCCGCACGTCCGGGACGACCTTCTTCGCCGCGTCCGTCGGCGTCGCCGCCCGCAGGTCGGCGACCAGGTCCAGCAGCGGCGAGTCCGGTTCGTGCCCGATCGCGGAGACCACCGGCGTACGGCACTCGGCGACCGCCCGTACGAGCTGCTCGTCGGAGAACGGCAGCAGGTCCTCGACGCTGCCGCCGCCGCGCGCGACGACGATCACGTCGACCTCCTCCACGCCGTCCAGCTCCCGCACCGCCCGCACCACCTGCGGCACCGCGTGGACGCCCTGCACCGCGACGTTGCGCACCTCGAAGCGGACCGCCGGCCAGCGGCGCCGCGCCACCTCCAGCACGTCCCGCTCCGCGGCCGACGCCCGGCCGCACACCAGGCCGACCAGCCGCGGCAGGAACGGCAGCGGGCGCTTGAGCTCCGCCGCGAACAGCCCCTCCGCGGCCAGCGACCGCTTCAGCTGCTCCAGCCTCGCCAGCAGCTCCCCGACGCCGACAGGCCGCACCTCCGCGGCCCGCAGCGACAACTGGCCGCGCGGCGCGTACCACTCCGGCTTGGCGTGCACCACGACCCGCGCGCCCTCGGACACGACGTCGGCGACCGCGTCGAACACCTGCCGGTAGCACGTCACGCTCACCGAGACGTCCTGCGAGGGGTCGCGCAGCGTCATGAACACCACCCCGGCGCCGGGCCGCCGCGACAACTGCGTGATCTGGCCCTCGACCCAGACGGCGCCGAGCCGGTCGACCCACCCCCCGATGAGCCGGGACACCTGGCCGACGGGCAGCGGGGCTTCGGCGGACGTAGTCAGTGGCATACCGGGAGCGTACGCGCCGCCGCCGACAACCCGCCGCGCCCGCCCGCGGGGAGGTCCCGCCTCCCCCTCGCGGCGCTCCCCGCGGCGCCCGCCCGCGGGGATCTCCGGCCGGTCCGCACGCCCTTACGATGGGGGCATGACTCCTACGCCCCCCGCCCGCCGGGTCCTCCTCGCCGCTCCGCGCGGCTACTGCGCGGGCGTGGACCGCGCCGTGATCGCCGTCGAGAAGGCCCTGGAGCAGTACGGCGCGCCGATCTACGTGCGGCACGAGATCGTCCACAACAAGTACGTCGTGCAGACCCTGGAGAAGAAGGGCGCGATCTTCGTCGAGGAGACGCAGGAGGTGCCCGAGGGCTCCATCGTGATGTTCTCCGCGCACGGCGTCGCCCCGGTCGTCCACGAGGAGGCGGCCGAGCGGAAGCTCGCGACCATCGACGCGACCTGCCCGCTGGTCACCAAGGTCCACAAGGAGGCCGTGCGGTTCGCCCAGGAGGACTACGACATCCTCCTCATCGGCCACGAGGGGCACGAGGAGGTCATCGGCACCTCCGGCGAGGCCCCCGACCACATCCAGCTGGTCGACGGCCCCGGCGACGTGGCGAAGGTCGAGGTGCGCGACCCCTCCAGGGTCGTCTGGCTGTCGCAGACCACGCTGTCGGTCGACGAGACGATGGAGACGGTCGACGCGCTGAAGGAGAAGTTCCCGCTGCTGGTCTCCCCGCCGAGCGACGACATCTGCTACGCCACGCAGAACCGCCAGCTCGCCGTGAAGCAGATGGGCGCCGAATCGGACCTGGTGATCGTCGTCGGCTCGCGCAACTCGTCGAACTCCAAGCGCCTCGTCGAGGTCGCGGAGCTGGCCGGCGCCCGCGCGGCGTACCTGGTCGACTTCGCCGACGAGATCGAGGAGGAGTGGCTGGAGGGCGTGTCGACGGTCGGCGTCACGTCCGGCGCGTCGGTGCCCGAGGTGCTGGTCGAGGGCGTCCTGGAGTGGCTGGCGCAGCGCGGCTTCGAGGACGTGGAGATCGTGAGGACGGCGGAGGAGACCATCACCTTCTCGCTGCCGAAGGAGCTGCGCCGCGACCTGCGCGCCGAGGCCGCCGCGCTGGCGGAGGGCTGAGGGCCGCCCCGGCCCTCCGGTCCTCCGGTCCCGCGGTCCTCGCGGTGCGTGCCGCCGCCTCGCCGTAACGTGGTGTCCATGAACGTCTTCGGAGTGGACATCGGCGGGTCGGGGATCAAGGGCGCTCCCGTGGACCTGGAGCGCGGCGATCTGGCCGGGCCCCGCCACAAGGTACTGACCCCGCGGCCCGCGACGCCGTCCGACGTCGCGGGCCGCGTCGCGGAGGTGGTGGCGCACTTCGGCTGGTCGGGGCCGGTCGGGGTGACGTTCCCCGGCGTGGTGACGGGCTCGACGATCCGCACGGCCGCCAACGTCGACAAGGGCTGGATCGGCGTGGACGCCGCGGTGCTGCTGGGCGAACGCCTCGGCGGGCTGCCGGTGACGGTGCTGAACGACGCGGACGCGGCGGGCGTCGCCGAGATGACGCACGGCGCGGGCCGGGGCCGCACCGGCACGGTGATCATGCTGACGTTCGGCACGGGCATCGGCAGCGCCCTCTTCGTCGACGGCCGCCTGGTGCCCAACACCGAGCTGGGCCACCTCGAACTGAACGGCCGGGAGGCGGAGAAGCACGCCTCGACGAAGGCCAAGGAGGACGAGGACCTCGAGTGGCCGGAGTGGGCGGACCGGGTGCGGGAGTACCTCGCCCACCTGGAGATGCTCTTCTCGCCGGAGCTGTTCGTCGTGGGCGGCGGAGTGAGCCGCAAGGCCGAGAGGTTCCTGCCGCTGCTCGACGGCGTGCGGGCGGAGGTCGTCCCGGCACGGCTGCAGAACAACGCCGGCATCGTGGGCGCGGCGATGGCCGCGGCCGGCCGCTAGCCGGACCGGCGCGGCGCCCGCCGGCCGGGCGCCGCGCCCCGGTTCAGCCCCGCTCCGTCCTGAGCGCCGCGGCCATCTGCCCCAGCCGCTCGAAGGACGCCGTGCCGGTGACCACCGTCGTCACGCCCTTCCCGCGCAGCACCAGGGCGTCGTACTTGGGGCCCTCCCAGCGCTCCCAGGCCCGCCCGGCGACCTGCTGCACCCGGCCGGTGTCCCGCGCGTCGTGGGTGACGTCGGTGACGTACCTCACCGGGGACTCGGTGGACTGCTCCACGGCCACGTACTCGCGCTCCGGCGTCAGGAAGCCCAGGTGCCAGGCGTCGGCCTCCCGGCGGTCGTACGAGACGGACGTCGGCCGCCAGCCCTCGCCCAGGCCCCGCGGGGCGGCGACCGGGTAGGGCGCGGCGCGCTGGGCCGTCACCAGCTCGACGCGGTAGTCGACCGGCTTCAGCGGGTCCGCCGTGTCGTCGTGCGGGACGAAGAGGTAGATGACTCCCGCCGCGGCGCAGATCACCGTCATCGACTGGAACATCCCGCGCACTGTCTGCTTGCCTCGCATACCTGCCACCCCCCCATGGTCGCACCCGGGCCCCGCGCTCATACGTGGGCCCCTCTGCTCAGTTTGTCGACGTACCGATAGAGTCACAGCACCGTCTTCACCACCGGCCGTCGCCGTACAGAAAGGTGCGCTCCGATGACCGAGCATCATCTGCCGTCCGAGCTCGTGGTCTCCCCCGAGGCTCCCGACCGCAACCTCGCCCTGGAACTGGTCCGGGTCACCGAGGCCGCCGCGATGGCGGCGGGCCGCTGGGTCGGCCGGGGTGACAAGAACGGCGCCGACGGCGCGGCCGTGCGCGCCATGCGCACCCTCGTCTCCACCGTGTCGATGAACGGCGTCGTGGTCATCGGCGAGGGCGAGAAGGACGAGGCCCCGATGCTGTTCAACGGCGAGCGGATCGGCGACGGCACCGGCGCCGAGTGCGACATCGCCGTGGACCCGATCGACGGGACCACGCTCACCGCGAAGGGCATGCCCAACGCGATCGCCGTGCTGGCCGCCGCCGACCGGGGCGCCATGTTCGACCCGTCCGCGGTGTTCTACATGGACAAGCTGGTCACCGGTCCGGACGCGGCGGACTTCGTGGACATCGACGCGCCCGTGGCGGTGAACATCCGCCGCGTCGCCAAGGCGAAGAACTCCTCGCCCGAGGACGTCACCGTCGTCATCCTGGACCGGCCGCGCCACGAGGGCATCGTCCGGGAGATCCGCGAGACGGGCGCCCGGATCAAGTTCATCTCGGACGGCGACGTGGCCGGCTCCATCATGGCGGTCCGCGACGGCACCGGCGTCGACATGCTGATGGGCATCGGCGGCACGCCCGAGGGGATCATCAGCGCCTGCGCCATCAAGTGCCTGGGCGGCACCATCCAGGGCAAGCTGTGGCCGAAGGACGAGGCGGAGCGGCAGCGCGCCCTGGACGCGGGCCACGACCTGGACCGGGTGCTGTCCACGGAGGACCTGGTCCGCGGCGACAACGTCTTCTTCGTGGCGACCGGCATCACCGACGGCGAGCTGCTGCGCGGCGTCCGCTACCGCTCCGAGACGGCGACGACCTCGTCGCTCGTGATGCGCTCCAAGTCCGGCACGATCCGGCAGATCGACTCGACGCACCGGCTGTCGAAGCTGCGCGCGTACAGCACGATCGACTTCGACCGGGCGAAGTAGCCGCCGGAGGGCCGGGCCGGCGGCGGTACGGAGAAGGGGCGCTCCCCCGTGCGGGGAGCGCCCCTTCCCGTGCGGTCCGTGCCGCGCGGTCCGCCGCGCCGTCGCCCGGTCGCGTCAGCCGGCGGCGGCGATCCGCCGGTCGGCCGACGCGGCCTTCTTCAGCTCCACCTCGCGGCGCCGGCGGCGGGCCAGCACCACCCGGCGCTCGGCGGCGGTCAGGCCGCCCCACACGCCGTACGGCTCGGGCTGGAGCAGGGCGTGCTCGCGGCAGTCGACCATCACGGGGCAGCGGGCGCAGACCTGCTTGGCGGCCTCCTCGCGGGCGAGCCGCGCGGCCGTGGGCTCCTTCGACGGGGCGAAGAAGAGCCCCGCCTCGTCGCGGCGGCACACCGCCTCCGTGTGCCAGGGCCCCGCCTCGTCCTGCCGCGCCGGAACGCGCTGGGACGGGACGGCGGCGACCTGGAGGGGCTGATGCGGCAGTTGCAGCACGGTCTACTCCTGACGACGGCTTACGCGGGAGAGAGAGACGATGCAGCAAGCCCTACCCGCTGTACGCACGCCTATGCACTGCGTCGCACGTACTTCCAGAGCGCGGACCGGACCATGGCCGAAAGACGACGGCCGGCGGAGGTGTTCCGGGGCCGTCCGCCGTCAGTGGCCGAGGTGCTTGCGGAGCTTTTCGTGGAGGAGGTCGGCGACGCGCTTGCCGCGCCGGGGGCGGGCCTCGACGCTGCCGAAGACCGAGTAGCCGTTGACCACCACGACCGGCGCCTCCGGGTCGGCGGTCTCCACCGCCCGCACCTCGAAGTTGCCGAAGACGCCCGTGCCGTTGCCCCGCAGGGAGACGTTCTCGGGGACGCGGACCTCGACGCTGCCGAAGACGGAGACGGCGTCGATGGTGGTGAGGCGCTGCGCGAAGGTGGCCTCGGTGAGGTCGATCTCGATGTTCCCGAACAGGGAGAACGCCGTGATCCGGGGCGCGACGCGCCAGTGGCCCCGGCGGGTGTTGCCGGAGAACACGGCGATCAGCCGCTCCCCCGCGCCGCCCGTGTCGTCCGCGCCGTACGCCACCTCGGCGCGGGGCCCGGCGGCGGGCGCGGGGGACGGCACGGCGGGCAGGTCGCCGACGAGCGGCTCCAGTTCGGCGAGGGTCTTCGCGCGGTACACCGCGTCGACGCGCTCCTCGTGCTCCTGGGCGTCGATGCGCCCCTCGGCCAGCGCGTCCCGCAGGATGTCGGCGATCCGGTCGCGGTCGGCGTCCGACGCGCGCATCGCCGGGGCGGGCCGCGGGGCGCGGAGGTCGGGCTGCTTCCGGAACTGCTCTTCGGGCTCCACGGCCTCAGCCTAACGAAACACGCCGGACGGCGGCCAGGGAGGGACGGGCCTCACCCCACGGGCCGGGGCGCCCGCCGACGTTCTAGGCTGGTGGCGCGTCGCCAAGGGAGGCCGCGCCGCTGTCTGCCGAGTGAGGAATGGCCGTCATGCCCGAGTTTGCGTACTCCGATCTGCTCCCGCTGGGAGAGGACACCACGCCCTACCGCCTGGTGACCTCCGAGGGCGTGTCCACCTTCGAGGCCGGCGGGCGGACGTTCCTCAAGGTGGAACCGGAGGCGCTGCGCAGGCTGGCCGAGGAGGCCGTCCACGACATCCAGCACTACCTGCGCCCCGCGCACCTCGCGCAGCTCCGGAAGATCGTCGACGACCCGGAGGCGTCGGCGAACGACAAGTTCGTGGCGCTGGACCTGCTGAAGAACGCCAACATCGCCGCCGCCGGCGTCCTGCCGATGTGCCAGGACACGGGCACCGCGATCGTCATGGGCAAGCGCGGCCAGAACGTGCTGACCGAGGGCCGCGACGAGGAGGCCCTGTCGCGCGGCGTCTTCGACGCCTACACCAGGCTCAACCTGCGGTACTCGCAGATGGCGCCGCTGACGATGTGGGAGGAGAGGAACACCGGCTCCAACCTCCCCGCGCAGATCGAGCTGTACGCGACGGACGGCGACGCGTACAAGTTCCTCTTCATGGCGAAGGGCGGCGGCTCCGCCAACAAGTCCTTCCTGTACCAGGAGACCAAGGCCGTCCTGAACGAGACCTCCATGATGAGGTTCCTGGAGGAGAAGATCCGCTCGCTGGGCACGGCCGCCTGCCCGCCGTACCACCTGGCGATCGTCGTCGGCGGCACCTCCGCCGAGTACGCCCTGAAGACCGCCAAGTACGCCTCCGCGCACTACCTGGACGAGCTGCCCGACAAGGGCTCGGTCCTCGGCCACGGCTTCCGCGACCGGGAGCTGGAGGAGAAGGTCTTCGAGCTGACGCAGCGGATCGGCATCGGCGCGCAGTTCGGCGGCAAGTACTTCTGCCACGACGTGCGGGTGGTGCGCCTGCCGCGGCACGGCGCGTCCTGCCCGGTCGCGATCGCGGTGTCCTGCTCGGCCGACCGCCAGGCCGTCGCGAAGATCACCGCCGAGGGCGTCTTCCTGGAGCAGCTGGAGACCGACCCGGCGCGCTTCCTGCCCGACACGACGGACGAGCACCTCGACGAGGGCGACGTCGTGAGGATCGACCTCAACCAGCCGATGGACGACATCCTCGCCGAGCTGACCAAGTACCCGGTCAAGACCCGCCTGTCGCTGACCGGCCCGCTGGTCGTGGCGCGCGACATCGCGCACGCCAAGATCAAGGAGCGGCTCGACGCGGGCGAGGAGATGCCGCAGTACCTCAAGGACCACCCGGTGTACTACGCCGGTCCGGCCAAGACGCCCGAGGGGTACGCCTCCGGGTCGTTCGGCCCGACGACGGCCGGGCGGATGGACTCGTACGTGGAGCAGTTCCAGGCGGCGGGCGGCTCGAAGGTCATGCTGGCCAAGGGCAACCGCTCGCAGGCGGTGACCGACGCGTGCGCCGCGCACGGCGGCTTCTACCTGGGCTCCATCGGCGGCCCGGCGGCGCGGCTGGCGCAGGACTGCATCAAGAAGGTCGAGGTCGTCGAGTACGAGGAGCTCGGCATGGAGGCGGTCTGGAGGATCGAGGTCGAGGACTTCCCGGCGTTCGTCGTGGTGGACGACAAGGGCAACGACTTCTTCCGGGACCCGGCGCCCGCGCCGACGTTCACGTCGATCCCGGTGCGCGGCCCCGGCCTGGGCTGAGCACGCCGCGTAAGGGCCCGGCCCGCCCCTGCCGCACCGCGGCTCCCGAGGGGCGGGCCGGGCCCTTGAGCGTCCCGCGGCGTCCGGGCCGGCGGCGGGGTCCGCGGGCGGGGTCCGGCCGCGCGTCCGGGTTCCGTGCGGCGCGCGCCAGGGTGCCTCCTGGAAGTCCGGCCCGCCGCGGTCTTCACTGATCGGCGGAGCACGGGGAACACGGCCGACGAGACGGCTGGTCAGATCTTCCGGGAGGTCGGGACGATGACGGACACGAGCGGGCGGCACGGCGGGACCGGTGGCGAGGACGGCCACCGGATCGAGCGGGACTCCATGGGCGAGGTGCGGGTCCCCGCGCACGCCAAGTGGCGGGCGCAGACGCAGCGGGCGGTGGAGAACTTCCCCGTCTCGGGGCAGCGCCTGGAGCGGGCCCACATCGCGGCCCTGGCCCGCGTCAAGGCGGCGGCGGCCAGGGTGAACGCGGAGCTGGGCGTACTGGACCCGGAGATCGCGGAGGCGGTGCGGTCGGCCGCGGCGGAGGTCGCGGAGGGCCGGTGGGACGACCACTTCCCGGTGGACGTCTTCCAGACCGGTTCCGGCACCTCGTCGAACATGAACATGAACGAGGTCCTCGCCACCCTCGCGGCCGAGCGGCTCGGCGGCCGCCCCGTCCACCCCAACGACCACGTCAACGCGTCCCAGTCGTCGAACGACGTGTTCCCCTCGTCCATCCACATCGCGGCGA
It includes:
- a CDS encoding DUF6542 domain-containing protein; translated protein: MRPGRGGAGAAPRPGRREGGAPGSAVRARGGVPTLARRLLGFRLTGLGGGLFAAVAMLLVGCLDGLLFDGSPLVYGLLFLPVSAATALWVRGADLVSAPIGVPIAFAVGVIPIAGGEGGAGGHAMALVTALAVHAGWLYGGTLVAGVITCVRKVRLMERRRQAVARAAAQRRP
- a CDS encoding malonic semialdehyde reductase — encoded protein: MSLALDPAAQDLLFREARTANTFTDEPVTEEQIRAIYDLVKYGPTAFNQTPLRIVLVRSAEARERLLPLMAEGNRAKTATAPLVAILAADNEFHEELPKLFPAFPQAKDAFFAERPVRESNAAMNAALQAGYFIVGVRAAGLAAGPMTGFDFAGVQKEFLDGDHTPLMIVNIGKPGDDAWHPRSPRLEYDEVVTTV
- a CDS encoding exodeoxyribonuclease VII small subunit; translated protein: MARAQDTTAETAVETADGAAPAAGGAVIGYEQARDELVDVVRRLEAGGTTLEEALALWERGEELARVCRHWLEGARARLDAALAREGGGADGEDGAPDGDRER
- the xseA gene encoding exodeoxyribonuclease VII large subunit; translation: MPLTTSAEAPLPVGQVSRLIGGWVDRLGAVWVEGQITQLSRRPGAGVVFMTLRDPSQDVSVSVTCYRQVFDAVADVVSEGARVVVHAKPEWYAPRGQLSLRAAEVRPVGVGELLARLEQLKRSLAAEGLFAAELKRPLPFLPRLVGLVCGRASAAERDVLEVARRRWPAVRFEVRNVAVQGVHAVPQVVRAVRELDGVEEVDVIVVARGGGSVEDLLPFSDEQLVRAVAECRTPVVSAIGHEPDSPLLDLVADLRAATPTDAAKKVVPDVREELERVRLLRDRALRGVRGLLEREERGLAHALARPVMEHPLRMVEERREQVEALLARSRRVLGHLLDRADSELVHTRARVVALSPAATLERGYAVLQRPDGAVVRSPDEVGPGEELRARVAAGEFAVRRADDGGVGPRP
- a CDS encoding 4-hydroxy-3-methylbut-2-enyl diphosphate reductase, whose translation is MTPTPPARRVLLAAPRGYCAGVDRAVIAVEKALEQYGAPIYVRHEIVHNKYVVQTLEKKGAIFVEETQEVPEGSIVMFSAHGVAPVVHEEAAERKLATIDATCPLVTKVHKEAVRFAQEDYDILLIGHEGHEEVIGTSGEAPDHIQLVDGPGDVAKVEVRDPSRVVWLSQTTLSVDETMETVDALKEKFPLLVSPPSDDICYATQNRQLAVKQMGAESDLVIVVGSRNSSNSKRLVEVAELAGARAAYLVDFADEIEEEWLEGVSTVGVTSGASVPEVLVEGVLEWLAQRGFEDVEIVRTAEETITFSLPKELRRDLRAEAAALAEG
- the ppgK gene encoding polyphosphate--glucose phosphotransferase: MNVFGVDIGGSGIKGAPVDLERGDLAGPRHKVLTPRPATPSDVAGRVAEVVAHFGWSGPVGVTFPGVVTGSTIRTAANVDKGWIGVDAAVLLGERLGGLPVTVLNDADAAGVAEMTHGAGRGRTGTVIMLTFGTGIGSALFVDGRLVPNTELGHLELNGREAEKHASTKAKEDEDLEWPEWADRVREYLAHLEMLFSPELFVVGGGVSRKAERFLPLLDGVRAEVVPARLQNNAGIVGAAMAAAGR
- a CDS encoding DUF4245 domain-containing protein; translated protein: MRGKQTVRGMFQSMTVICAAAGVIYLFVPHDDTADPLKPVDYRVELVTAQRAAPYPVAAPRGLGEGWRPTSVSYDRREADAWHLGFLTPEREYVAVEQSTESPVRYVTDVTHDARDTGRVQQVAGRAWERWEGPKYDALVLRGKGVTTVVTGTASFERLGQMAAALRTERG
- the glpX gene encoding class II fructose-bisphosphatase, with product MTEHHLPSELVVSPEAPDRNLALELVRVTEAAAMAAGRWVGRGDKNGADGAAVRAMRTLVSTVSMNGVVVIGEGEKDEAPMLFNGERIGDGTGAECDIAVDPIDGTTLTAKGMPNAIAVLAAADRGAMFDPSAVFYMDKLVTGPDAADFVDIDAPVAVNIRRVAKAKNSSPEDVTVVILDRPRHEGIVREIRETGARIKFISDGDVAGSIMAVRDGTGVDMLMGIGGTPEGIISACAIKCLGGTIQGKLWPKDEAERQRALDAGHDLDRVLSTEDLVRGDNVFFVATGITDGELLRGVRYRSETATTSSLVMRSKSGTIRQIDSTHRLSKLRAYSTIDFDRAK
- a CDS encoding WhiB family transcriptional regulator, with the protein product MLQLPHQPLQVAAVPSQRVPARQDEAGPWHTEAVCRRDEAGLFFAPSKEPTAARLAREEAAKQVCARCPVMVDCREHALLQPEPYGVWGGLTAAERRVVLARRRRREVELKKAASADRRIAAAG
- a CDS encoding DUF1707 SHOCT-like domain-containing protein, which encodes MRASDADRDRIADILRDALAEGRIDAQEHEERVDAVYRAKTLAELEPLVGDLPAVPSPAPAAGPRAEVAYGADDTGGAGERLIAVFSGNTRRGHWRVAPRITAFSLFGNIEIDLTEATFAQRLTTIDAVSVFGSVEVRVPENVSLRGNGTGVFGNFEVRAVETADPEAPVVVVNGYSVFGSVEARPRRGKRVADLLHEKLRKHLGH
- a CDS encoding fumarate hydratase, translating into MAVMPEFAYSDLLPLGEDTTPYRLVTSEGVSTFEAGGRTFLKVEPEALRRLAEEAVHDIQHYLRPAHLAQLRKIVDDPEASANDKFVALDLLKNANIAAAGVLPMCQDTGTAIVMGKRGQNVLTEGRDEEALSRGVFDAYTRLNLRYSQMAPLTMWEERNTGSNLPAQIELYATDGDAYKFLFMAKGGGSANKSFLYQETKAVLNETSMMRFLEEKIRSLGTAACPPYHLAIVVGGTSAEYALKTAKYASAHYLDELPDKGSVLGHGFRDRELEEKVFELTQRIGIGAQFGGKYFCHDVRVVRLPRHGASCPVAIAVSCSADRQAVAKITAEGVFLEQLETDPARFLPDTTDEHLDEGDVVRIDLNQPMDDILAELTKYPVKTRLSLTGPLVVARDIAHAKIKERLDAGEEMPQYLKDHPVYYAGPAKTPEGYASGSFGPTTAGRMDSYVEQFQAAGGSKVMLAKGNRSQAVTDACAAHGGFYLGSIGGPAARLAQDCIKKVEVVEYEELGMEAVWRIEVEDFPAFVVVDDKGNDFFRDPAPAPTFTSIPVRGPGLG